The proteins below are encoded in one region of Myxococcales bacterium:
- a CDS encoding sigma-54-dependent Fis family transcriptional regulator: MRRVLIVDDEENLRLVLRTLLSKEGYDVQTAASAEEALQQVETFGPDFVLADVRMPGMSGIELCTELNTRGCTATVIVMSAYGSVDLAIEAMKAGAYDYVAKPFKQDEVLIALHKAEEREALRRENRALKQSLRDKHTFAELLGKSEAMEQVFRTINKVAEYKTTVLITGESGTGKELVARALHQGSSRKDKPFVGVNCGAIPEALLESELFGHKKGAFTDASSDKRGLFEEANGGTLFLDEIGELPLALQVKLLRALQEHTIRRLGDTADRRVDVRLIAATMRDLREEIAEKRFREDLFYRLNVLQIKVPPLRDRKEDIFLLCEHFIEKNNKRLGTQVRGLSAEAGKLLINHIWAGNVRELENVIERACVLTEDDVIKEQDLPERLKEHTNTMSMALSSEELSIKKTVRHIEETLIRRALEKTQGNRTAASKILEISHRALLYKIKEFGIS; encoded by the coding sequence ATGCGGCGTGTGCTCATTGTGGATGACGAGGAAAACCTCCGACTTGTGCTTCGTACCTTGCTTAGCAAAGAAGGCTACGACGTGCAGACGGCAGCGAGTGCCGAAGAAGCATTGCAACAAGTGGAAACCTTTGGACCCGACTTTGTCCTGGCCGATGTACGTATGCCCGGCATGAGCGGGATTGAGCTCTGCACCGAACTGAATACACGAGGGTGCACTGCCACGGTCATTGTGATGAGCGCCTACGGCTCGGTTGATCTGGCAATCGAAGCTATGAAAGCCGGCGCCTATGATTATGTGGCCAAGCCCTTCAAACAAGACGAGGTCCTCATCGCGCTTCATAAAGCCGAAGAGCGCGAAGCCTTAAGACGCGAGAACCGAGCGCTCAAGCAAAGCCTGCGTGATAAACACACCTTTGCAGAATTGCTTGGCAAAAGTGAAGCTATGGAGCAGGTGTTTCGCACCATCAACAAGGTTGCCGAATACAAAACCACCGTGCTCATCACAGGCGAGAGCGGGACGGGAAAGGAGCTTGTTGCCCGAGCGCTGCATCAAGGAAGTTCACGCAAAGACAAACCCTTTGTTGGGGTAAACTGCGGAGCCATTCCAGAGGCGCTATTGGAGAGTGAGCTCTTTGGCCACAAGAAAGGCGCATTTACCGATGCATCCTCGGATAAACGGGGTTTGTTCGAGGAAGCCAATGGGGGAACTCTTTTTCTCGATGAAATCGGAGAACTTCCTCTCGCTCTGCAAGTCAAACTCTTACGCGCCTTGCAAGAGCATACCATTCGCCGACTTGGTGATACGGCCGATCGCCGAGTTGATGTACGCTTGATAGCAGCGACCATGCGCGATTTACGCGAAGAAATCGCTGAAAAACGCTTTCGTGAGGACCTTTTCTATCGCCTTAACGTCCTTCAGATCAAAGTGCCGCCACTTCGCGATCGAAAAGAAGACATTTTCCTTTTGTGTGAACATTTCATCGAAAAGAACAACAAGCGCCTTGGCACACAGGTTCGCGGATTGAGCGCAGAGGCTGGAAAATTGCTGATCAATCACATCTGGGCTGGCAATGTGCGCGAGCTTGAAAATGTTATCGAACGCGCGTGCGTACTCACAGAAGATGACGTGATTAAAGAGCAAGACTTACCCGAGCGTCTAAAGGAGCATACCAACACCATGAGCATGGCGCTTTCTTCAGAAGAGCTATCGATTAAAAAGACG